Genomic segment of Desulfurispira natronophila:
GGTCCAGCCCGTCAGGGACAAAAGTTACCGCAGAGAGAATGATAATAAAATCCGGGGCCGCCCTGTGCAGCACATTGGCAACCCCGTTCTTGTCCGTGATATCGCACGTCATAGAGTTCTCTTCAGGTGACGAACCGGGAAATGTCGTGCCCCACACATCGTAGCCCCGTTGCTTGAGGATCCTGGAGAGGTGCTTGCCGGTAAAACCGTCAATCCCAAAAATCAAAACCCTAGAAGCTGTATCCGCGCTTACACCTTCTCAAATCCGCCTCCACCATCATTTGACAAAGAGCTTCCAAAGTTGTTTGAGGTTCCCACCCAAGCACCTGCTTGGCCTTGGCTGAGCTCCCTATCAGTAAATCAACCTCAGCTGGACGGAAAAACTCAGGATTAACCCTGACCACAACTTTACCGGAGCTGCGGTCATAACCTTTTTCCTTAACCTCAGATCCCTCCCAGTCAATATCAATACCTACCGCTCGAAACGCCATGGTCACAAAGTCGCGCACCGTCTCAGTGCGCCCCGTAGCCAACACAAAAGTGTCCGGAGTGCTGGCCTGCAGCATGCGCCACATACCCTCAGCGTACTCGCCGGCAAACCCCCAGTCACGCTTGGCGTCCAGATTGCCGAGCTCGAGACAGTCCAGCTGCCCCAGAGCAATGCGCGCCACCCCATCAGTGATTTTGCGGGTGACAAACTCTTTGCCACGCAAAGGCGACTCATGATTGAAGAGAATACCGCTGGAACCAAAAATACCGTAGGACTCGCGATAATTTACCGTCATCCAGTGGGCGTAAAGCTTGGCAACTCCATAAGGGCTACGAGGGTAAAACGGTGTCGATTCATCTTGCGGAATCGCCTGCACCTTGCCAAACATCTCCGACGTCGATGCCTGATAAAAACGAATACCCGGATTCACCATGCGGATAGCCTCAAGCAGGTGCACCGCACCCAGCCCGGTAATATGAGCCGTAGCAAGAGGCTGCTCAAAAGAAACCCCTACAAAGCTTTGGGCAGCCAGGTTATAGACCTCATCAGGCTGTAGCTTGCCAATCAAATGCATCGCATTGGCCTGGTCGGTCAAATCGAATTCCACCAGCTTCAGGTTTGGGTGATCCAGAATGCACAGCTCCTGCAGGCGCCAAAAATTCACCGAGCTGACTCGCCGAAAGGCACCATAAACCTGGTAGCCCTTTTCCAGCAGAATCTGCGACAAATAGGCGCCGTCCTGTCCTGTTATGCCAGTGACAAAGGCTTTTTTCATATAAAACTCCATGTGCGGTTTTGTGTAAGACCCAATTGCGGGTAATTATTACCAGTATGAATGCATTGTTTCTGTGAGCAAGCCTTGATGGCGAGCGGGAAAACCCAGCGCCATAGATAAAAGCGAAGAAAACACTGGCGGTGTGCTGACTTAAAAGGCAAGTATTTCACTTTACTTAGCTGCTGATACATCCTGACTGGTTGGTAATGCGGTTAATCGTCGG
This window contains:
- the gmd gene encoding GDP-mannose 4,6-dehydratase encodes the protein MKKAFVTGITGQDGAYLSQILLEKGYQVYGAFRRVSSVNFWRLQELCILDHPNLKLVEFDLTDQANAMHLIGKLQPDEVYNLAAQSFVGVSFEQPLATAHITGLGAVHLLEAIRMVNPGIRFYQASTSEMFGKVQAIPQDESTPFYPRSPYGVAKLYAHWMTVNYRESYGIFGSSGILFNHESPLRGKEFVTRKITDGVARIALGQLDCLELGNLDAKRDWGFAGEYAEGMWRMLQASTPDTFVLATGRTETVRDFVTMAFRAVGIDIDWEGSEVKEKGYDRSSGKVVVRVNPEFFRPAEVDLLIGSSAKAKQVLGWEPQTTLEALCQMMVEADLRRCKRGYSF